CTCCAATTGgcgtaaaggcgttgcactatcTGCTATGGAAAACTTGCTGCCATTGTCTCTCAATCCAATCCAGATAGAAAAAATTGGTATTCCAATAAAtcaactcaagtcaagtttattgtcatcttgtGGAAGCCCGACTCCCAACTCAATATTACATGAtgaaatatggaaatgcagagttgtattcctctggagaaaatcacgtacaattaaaAGAGGCAATACGGCACATTTGTTAGGGTGTGGCAACCCAATCTGCAACATATTGTTACGCAGATATAATTGTACCCCGTGCCAGTAATGAAGTGATTGAGATCAATGAAGTGGGTTGTGGTGCTGATGATGTGCTCTTGATTTTGTTTCTTATCTTTTTATTTTAAGTTTCCTTGGGTTTGTGACTTTACCATATTTgtttctttgtatttgtttaatttatataatcttttctatgttgtattagagtatgggagaggggtaggggaaaaaaaagactttaTATTGATGTGctaaataactccaaagactagaagttacctaaCTGACGGGCTTTTATTAGCATAAATTGATGGCACATCTCATGTTTCTGACCCGAGAcccaagcttgttctgggggaggggttatggcattgccatctttattaggggaatcaagggggtgAAGCCACAGGTATAATCAACAAGGGATGGGCCAGCCACTCATAACATTTTGGTAAGAAATCGCAAAAAAATTatccaggataacaggagtgaccTTCATAGGCGACCCGGAGCCCTATCTATTacataatttcatggaaataagtgacaaagtgaccaaatatcaaatctcatttattaaaataacactggcagtagcaaaaagatgtattgcgatcacttggaagtcagACTCCCCTCTACTCTAGCACGATGGACcacggaaatgaacagctgtatacatatgggaggagggaaatcagatacTACTTAAAGAATaagtatgacacttttgtaaaggtctggcagccatacatggaccacataggggctcagatacagtaataaaaaggatatAAAAGTAGCTATTATATACACAAAAATTTAGTTTCCCCAACTGCACTCTTTATGCTTTATAAGCACTGACGGTGAACGGATGTATATGTATGgaaagggtggtggggtgggggaggaagagagggactattttgcttttgtttgtgagaaaaagtttaatatattgtatattcaaaacgttactgtatttttttttaatttgtgttGTTTGGATTTGTataagtctttgaaaatcaaaaatattccaGAAAAATGTATTGTGATCTGACTGTAAAAGTACAaaatgatgaaacagcattctcatgtcctcagtgtaaaacagcTGACAGAGATAAACAATATACACGTATGCGCCGCTTATCGTCCGTTCGGGCAACGTCTGATCACATATACATCCTTCATCCTTTAAGGTTATAATAAAGTTCAGAAATCCCGTTTGGAGAATGGGACATAGTGAACATAACCAGATGTACCCAACTTCCTGCACGCAACATGTACATCTCATGTCTTTAGTATACAAAAGCTTATGTATGTAGGTACTGTACTTCCTATCATGGCTCCAAAACGCAGCAAAACAGCTAGTGATGCAACAGCAAGAGGCAAAGGAGAAATATCAAtttggaagttaaaaaaaaagttattgaatACAAAGGTAGAAAAACAGTGAATGCTATTGCTCGTGATTTAGGCATGTTGCACTCAAAGAAAATattctccaagctgttaaagGGTCTGCTCCACTGAAAGCTACATGGCTAACGAAAATACAAGAGGGAcctatatcagatatggggaaattgcTAATGACGTGGATTGAGGACCAAACACAATAGCAGGTCCCTCTCAGCACATTGACAATCACTGCTAAGGCAAGAAGCTTGTTCCAGATGTTTAAAGAAAAAGCAGGACCCGACTATGATATTGAGTTTAGTGCGAGTTCTGGGTGGTTCACGCACTTCAAACAATGTTTTTCGTTGCATAATGCAAAAATGAGTGGCGTGTCTGTGGGTGCTGATGAgaaggcagcagaagaatttgttgaaaccttGGATAAACTCATTTTTAATATGGATGAAACCTCCTTATTCTGGAAGGGAATGTCTGAAAGGACTTTCATTCTTAAGGAGGCCAAGTCAATGCCAGGCTTTTAAAGATAAATTGACAATGTTGTTAGGAAGCAATGTTGCTGCTTACAAGTTAAAGCTATTTTTTTGACATTGACAAAACCCCAAATCAGTAGGGTCGGTGCTAGAACAAGTGTTAgagggggggcattagggtaacaggGAAGGGGGGGGCACAGTCCAACACTCAAATTCACAcagctggggggggaggggggggaaccagATGCTAGTGACACTCGATGCACGCTGATGACACTGGCGGGAACAGGATAGATGCCAAGTGATAGCCATGAGCATATGAGGGACACAGCACCTCGCTTGGGTGGCAATGCCTGTCATTGACCCTCTTCGCTCTGACCCTGCCCCAGACCTTCCAAGGGAAGCTCAATGGCTTTACAACTCCAGTGATCAAGACTGGACCGGGGTTTaaatcctgcgttgtctgtaaggagtttgtacatttttccccgtgcctgcgtggatTTTCCATGGGGGTTCCTATTTCTTCCcaatgttcaaaaacataccgggggtgtatgttaatggtgtataaattgggcggcacagactcatgggccgatatggcctgttactatgctgtatgtctaaatttaaaataaaaattaccagTTTATTACAGGAGCAATAAAAAAAAGTCCCGGATGACACAAATGCTTTTTTCAGGATGCCCTTCTCGATTGCTACGCCTGTGAAATGGAGAAGTACTGCTTGGAAGAAGGCATATCTTTGAAGATTTCATTAATTGTAGACAATGCTCTAGGACACCCCCTTACATGTGCATGACTTTAAGGGATTTGAAAAAGATTATTGATATTTCAAGGATTAATAGAGCTGTTGTCAACATGGTAAATAACAAACCTGAACCTACACATAGATGATGAGGACATTGAAGAACTCCTAGAGGTGGAAGAGAAAGTgtgtccagtgatcctctctgccactcttatggtcctgtggattgacctccgattctCTGCAGCCGGGCAGGATACtcatgatagagctcctatagaaggatgACATAATATGGCCAGTAgcattgcctgcttcagtcttctcaagtaCAGTCGTTTCTGACAAGTGTGATGTTGAGTGTCAACGATGGGTCACTAGTGAAATCCAAGGAAATTGGTGCTCTCCTctttctctactacagagttcttGTGCAATGGAGGGTGGTCCTTTgaggtccacgatcatctcctttgtcttgtccacattgagactcaggttatttctctcgcaccatttcaaacaattttccacctctACTCCTCTAGTGTGATCTATCATTGATGTTGATagggccaactactgttgtgtcatctgcaaacttgctgacacTATTGAAGCTGGATTTGGCaaagcagtcgtgggtcagtatgTGAATAGGAGCaggctcagcacacagccctgagatgtgcCAGTGTTCAGCGCGATGTTGTTTGATGTTCTGCTATCAATTCagacagactatggtctttccattaggaagtctatgatccaattacagagaggggtgttgagtcccagcaaggacaacttttccaccaggcagtggggaaTGATGAAACCATGCATGGATGTTCAGTCTATCCGGAAGGGAGGCATAATTGTCCTTAACTCAAGGTTAACTTCTgatccattatagtcttgatccctagCCACACGCGCCTCTGGCTGCTGGTGTCACAaaactgtctgtggatcttctgggCATACCCTGCTTTGCTTTCTGGAttacatgggagagttcagccttgGCCAATCTTAGTGGCATCCaatcccctgtcctgaaggcaacaTCAGAAGCTCTGAGAAGGGTCCAGACccctgcatccaaccatggtttctggttaaccCTAGTTGTGAAGCATTTAATCTCAGTGTCATCCTCAATGCTGATATAGTCCGTTACTGAGCTCATGTACTCTATGTTTACACAACCGTCATATGTGACCACCTCCCTGAAACCGCTCCAGCCCATGGGCTCAAAGTAGTCTTGCAGCATTGCTGTGCAGtctccccccaccgccccccaaacCATGCCCTGATCTCCCAGcaaactgacctagtttgctttgccagcagtCTGTATGCCAGGGTTAcaaggacagatatgtgatcagAGTAACCAAGGTGGGGGCGAGATGCAGTCTTGTATGCACTAGGGATGTTTGTGTACACCCAATCCAGAGTGTTCTCTCCTCTAGTGGTaaagttcacatgctgttgaaactaTGGTAAGATCATTTTCAGGTTGGAAatgattgaagtcaccagcaacaaAATCATGGGATTGTTAGGGTGGGATGTCTTGGCTTCACAGATAGCATTGTAAAGCTCCATCATGGCTTCACCCACATTAGCTGAAGGTGAAACTTATTCTGTGGCAATCAATGTAGCCAAGAATTCCCTGAGGAAGAAGGGCCTTCATTTCACCAGGAGGTCTCTCCACACCAGGGTTGCAACaagattttgaatatgtgataagCATACAAACTCAACCAAAACTCATGTAATTACAAATGCACTAATAGATGTAGAATCACAATGCAGAAATTGTGATTTTATACTGGCTTTTATGATGGATCAAAAATTGCTCATCAACTAACGATAGTTGCTGAAGCAAGTTTGATATTTGTGCCTTAGTAAGTAATTATACACATTGACTGGGCTTCAAACTAGTACAACACAATTTAATTTCCAATAGTAGCATTAAACATTAGCAAGGAAATGCAGACTGAAGCAAGGAAGAAAATGGCAAACATAATGCCCTTAAAGGGTTAATGCCAATCTAACAAAATTCATGAATCGTATAAAATCAAGGAACTGGCAACATTTTCAATGATCACATTTTCCTTCAATACTTACAGTAAGTCTTCCTGGTCAGTTCCTCCACAACTTCAGGCTTCAGCTTACTGTTGCACTTCCCCATTGCAGCAACTTAACACATGAGAAAATGCAAGTTTGCCAAGGGTCTATCAAAGATTGAAGAAATCAGATTAAAACAGGCCAAAAATAATAATGGTGAAATTAAGGTATTTGTTGAATGAAAATTTCTCAGGATGCCTCCTGCACTCTCTCTGCGTAATCAGCTCAGCTGTGGTTTCCCTGACGATGATTTAATAATGACCTGTTTGTCCCTCCACCACAGGCTTGATAAGTAGTTCAAACAGTGAATGTCAAAATTCCCCAGATTTTTCTCTATTTCTTCAAATCCACTTTCCTTTGGTATGAATTGCAGATACCTGCTGTCCCTAGCTGCAATGACGGCTTGCTCAATTCAGCCCCTTGGGGGGGATTGGCAGCATTTTCAGCTTTTCTTTGTCTTTTGTATCTTCTGGATTGAATTAATTTAATTAGTTGctttatccagtttatttttagacGTGATGATGCACTTTAAATCATTCAAGCGTGATCACAGCATTAAGAACTTTATATGGTCAATACATTGAAAGAGTTGACATCCTGGTTTTCAGTGCCTGGAGCCTTCAACCAATGCTTCGGACCACAGGTTTGGAGTCCTGGAAGAAACAAAGCAGTGCAGGTACTGTTATGCAATGTTACAATGTTAAATCAAATCAATCCTTATTGCAATTTCAGTGTAAAGTATTAAATAACAGGGCATATTCTACTCCCTGAGAGCCAAGTGGAAAATGCATTGCTGGACAAGACACCAATGACTCAGCAACCTCAGGCAGTAATTGGCTTGGTCAGACAGGTTATAAAGTACTCTCATTTGATCCTTTAGCTGTCCTAAATCTCACTCTAAATTCAGAAGTAATTGATTTTAGATGCAAACAACAAGATAGgtgaaaaattatcaacattttaCCATCAAAACTCAAAATACAGCACTCCCCCAATTTATATTAAGACCATTTGAAAGACATCCAACTCCTTGACCATCATTACTGTGAGAGCATCTTCATCAGGATTTCATTGTGGTGCAAGACAATGGATCACCATCACCTTGAGCAATGAGGCAGATCTAGAAAATATCTATTTCTTTAAAAGTACCACAGAGTATACAATTAAGCGGCTACAACTTCTCTCTCTATTATAGCAACAATGTTGCACAAAGAAAAGCTAGGTGACAAGAATCAACAGAAGGAGCTACAATGAAAATAATGGCCAATATCTATTTGGTCACATCCTGTTTTAGCTTCTCAGGGACTGGTGGTTAACTGTGTTTGTGTTGACTGAGTTCTCCAAAGCGCACACCCTTTCAGAAGGTAATAACAACAGAAGTGGATCAAAATAATTGGATGAATCTACACAATTTATATTGTTGTCAGTGAAAAATGTCCTTACGCATTTGCTTCAACATAACCAGGAAATACTATGTTAATATTGAAAGCTTTCTATTACTCTCTGCCAGCGTCTGTGCTCATTTTATTTAGAATAAACCATTAAAACCCAGTTTAAATTACTTAATATGTAATAAATAAATGTGCCTCAGAGAAACAGATCATAAGCATGTACAGTCTCAGAACGTAGCACATATCTGATCTTTCCCACAAGTTCAAATTGTTAAGCTTGCAAAGCAATGTCTCCACAGTTCAACTGATTCCCAATGTACACAGCAGAATTTCTGAGCGTCATAAATACTGTAGTCACGTGATCATGTCAATGTTACTTCAACTTTATCACAGTTATATATTCCATATATTATTTTTCACCCACTTCACATCCTGCTAGTTATTAAATCAAAACATTTGATATCAAATGACAGGTAAAATAAGTTAGAGCACTTATAGAAATGAAGTCCAACACCATAAATCTTATTTtacttatacagtaaaacccctggtatccagccccTACGGGAATTGgttgttgcttgagattgtgtgctgcGTGTTTGGTGAACTAACcgtgaggcgtgccaattttaagcACCTATTTGtttttacctctttattttccatgattttgttgcttgaggctgctggttgcttcaaTTCTGgtaaacaggggttttactgtacttatcCCACAGTAACTGCTCTTCAGGCAAATCTGGTATTGTTATTTACAAGGcatacaagaaactgcagatgctgatttTGAAGCAAAATCAAAGCTGCTGGAGGAGCACAGTAGGTTGAGCACCatctgtgggggggtgggggggggggaagaaattatTGAGATTTCAGATCAAGACACTATTTTGTCAACAGTGACCAATTGATAGGAAAAATACAGATCTAAGCAattactctgatttataaaggaagaaataaaagaattttaaaaatgtaatgaatAAAACTGccccaggtactctcaatgataTTCAACGGACATAATGCTTGCACAACAGAATGCAACATTTTTGAAAACAATAACAGCACATTTCTGATATTCCACAAAACTCAATTTGCAGTACAACACtgccaattttatatttttacctTAACCTTGATCAAGGGTTCTAAATCAAAATGTAGACTATTTCCATCcatggacactgtctgacctgctgagttcctcctgcaattctgttgatgtgtgtgtgtgtggatgtgcatGTCTGCGTGTGTGTATATGCTTGTGTGTGTTAAGAGAATAAGATACACCACTTTTAATCTTCATTTTGGTGTAGAAAATATTGCCCAGGTTGAAGTACAATTTGATTTTAATAACATTTTATGCTAAACAGTCACACATTTCCTCCTTATGTACACTAGCACATCAAATCTATCAATAACTGTGTATTCTGGTTGCAAAACAACCTCCTAGTTActcacatttttaaaatgaagGATTATTAGTTTTCTTTGATACAAGagtagcacggttggtgtagcagttagcgcaacgtctttacagcgccagcgactgggaccagggttcgaattccatactgtcttcaaggagtttgtatgttctctgtgtgggttttctctggggctccagtttactcccacggATTGAAATGTACTGTATGTGCGTTCATTGGGCACCACAGATTcacgggccaaaatggcctgtgatgtctaaaaaaaatctaatgcAAGGCTTGAGACAGATGTGTGTCACGTACATTGCAGACAAAGAGAAAGCTTTGCAACTGCTGCTCCTCCCTATTCCACCAGCGGGCTACAATAAATAGCATTAAACCCTGGACATCTGAAGAGATTCCAGAttactcacatgcacacacaaggagaaattaatattttttttaaagaaaaagagcAAAGGTACAAACGTTgctctggcatctgttaggttTAAAGAAAAAGTAAATTAAATCCTGTTTCTAAAATTGCAGTTTATACATTCCTTCAGAAAATAATGATTCGACACCCACCACACTCTTAATACGAACCCACATCCACCCACAAACGGATCGAAATTACACACAGAGCTATTACAGCCTCCACCCGACGACTAAAATGACTGAAGGTGGCTGGGATTTTTTTTATAAGCAAATAGGGACAGAATGCAAatgggaccacagcacatttgaacccccccctccccaaaaaattACCTTTCTTGCGAAACTTAAAGCAAACACGATCATCCGAAAAAACACGATTCCCAAATCCGATTTTTACGAAATAAGCTACGATAACTAGTATAATGCAGCAAATATAACGATTTGAGGCCCATCGCTCTTCCATTTATCTGCATTTTCGAGTTTAATTTAATCTTTCAGATCCCCAGGGGGTGGGCAAATACAGTGATCGCACTGGCCCGTGCGAAAGTTTCTCTCTCGTTGAAAGACAAATGAAACTCCCCCTTTCTGTGTGTCCCCCGGCGACTTTGTAAAGCTTCCTTGTGCCCACTCCGCCCTGCCAAGGTGCAAATTACCGCCCGCTTGCCTCCATGGTAACCGTGCAGCCCCGGTGCCTCCCCGCCCGGGATGACCCGCGGCCTCCAGGGGCCAAAGGGAGAGGCCAGTCCGCGCTCGCTCGctcggtccccccccccccacgacgcCGATTTTTCGCACTCCTCTCACCTCGGCCACTCGCGCTCCGTTCGTTTGAATGAAGCGCAGCCGCTTCTCCCCCAGCAACCGCAGGGACTGCGTGCGCATGCACCACTTCTCCGAGGGCCGGGCTTTGCGGCCGACGTCATCGGCGTGGGGCTCGGCCGCTGACATCATGGCCCGCCCACCCACCGAGTGAGAGATGTGGCTGCTGCGGGAAAGCGAAACGACTGCAgctgctgtaaatctgaaataaaagcagaaactgTTGGAAATACACTGGAGGAAGGCACCACCTGAGGGGAGAAACATTTCAGGTCGATGTTCTGCATTGCAGTCAGGTTTCACAATTTGCATTACACCAAGCAGCATGTCAACTCAGTCTTTGAAAGTTCAATTAACTAATAACTAGTCATTCCTTGGAACGGGGAATCAATTATATCGTCAAATAGTTGCCAGAGAGCAGATCTGCAAAAGCAGCATGAACGTTAACTCTTTTCATTGGTGCTTGTAAATTTAACAGTGCGATCGCAGGACATCTCCTCACAATTTTTCAGCTTGCAAAATTCCAGAAGGGTCATTCTCAGCCATGTCATACAACCTTTCAACCTCTGAGGGATGATGATATTACTTTCTAGCACAAAATCTAACGTTGAACATTCACTGCAAACCTGAGTCTCAATCTGGGTAGGTTGACCAGGAACGACCACATCAACATCTCTGCAGtgaggagagtggagagcaccaagttccttggaattctcttaactagtgacctatcatgacacacatctcctcacttgtcaggaaggctcaactACTGTATACAGTCCTGATTAGACTCAAAGAGGTATTCCACATTGTATTCCTAAGTAGGAAATAACTCATAGAACATTAACTCTGAGATCTGTCCAGTCACAAGCAACATGGGAAGCAGGATACCAAATATCAAAAAGGTTGATCCCTCTTTCCAAACGtttatatttttttcattaaatCCCCATTATGCATCTTGGACCATTATTCTGCACTGTTGATAATGTATGAATGTAGCCTGTGGTTTAGAGAAACTTCAACTGTGAAAGAAAGCTCCTGTCTGATTAATTGATTCAAACAATCAAATCCACAGAAAAGGAAAATACATCATATGACTTGAGTCTAAATTATGAAAGGATAACAAATTAATAAATTTTGTACAAAAATCAAGACACCTTTAAACAAGAAGTGATTGGCACAAGGAATGAGTTCCAAATATAGAGGATTAATCAAATATCCTTAGACCTTTCTAAGGAAATTAATAGGTGTATGATCTTATATCCATCCCACTCTCATGCTTAATTTCTTGCCTTTTTAGAACACAACAATGAGATATTCTCAGAGatttcagatgctggaatttggagcaaaaacaatctgctagaggaactcaacaggtcaagaagCATTGGTGATGAAAAAGAACAGTTAgcatttcaggccagaaccctttgTCAAGACTCTTTAATTTCTCAGGCCAGATATTTTGTGATCCTGCTGAATGAGACAGCTGCTCGGGTCAAAATTTAGGTGGGTTTTATGCCACAGATCTTTGCCTATTAGAATCAGGCTGAGAAAATCAACCCATTTCACACAAGGTCTTTGACATCATATTAAATTGGGTCTTTCTGCAAAACTTAGCCTTTCACCCAGGGTTGAAAAGTTTGTTGCTGCATTGAGATGATGGAAATCAAGAAAATCTCCCCTGCCGATGGTCAAAATCACATTTAACTAAGTCCGATTCCTGTTCATAATTTTCAAAGACTAGCAGAACATAATTGAAATTAAACTGGCATTCATATCCAGTGATGATTTGTGCAGTCAGTAGAATTAACCACACTATTGAGCTTGATTTTACTGAGAATGTGGTTGCAGTGGACTCTCTGGCCCAAATCTCCAGCTGCTTAATGTCATAATCTTGAGCTATCTATACCTATCACTCTTTCATAGTGGACTTCAGTTGCAATGGTAATTCTTTCAATGCAGTTAATTTTGCCTTGCTGCAACATGCATGTTTCTGATGAATCTACCTGACAAATTTCCTTCAGTTTCATTTATTTAGGAGGCCTCTTTAATATTTTAGTCACATTGAAGTGCATACATATGCCTAAACTTAGTTTATATTCTGATCGATCTGTTGTAAGGATGCCAATTACCCACTCTTTGCACTCTGGCTCAGGCTGAGAGACTTCACTTTGTTAATGGTTGCACAGATCTTGTAATAGATGGCTCTCAGGCAGAACAGCAGCTGATCTAATATGGTAGAGCACTTTATAGCAGGAAAACAAAAGAATTGAAATCAAATTAATCCCAAAATCCACACTAGAAAAATCATCTGCAATAgataatacatgacaataaaccattTTCAAAGAGCTGGTGTGATATGAAGGCAACATTTTGATCAATATCAAGCCTCCAAACTACAAAGTCAATGTAAAACAGTCTTAATGATAATGCtgctaaaatataaaatatacagTACTGCGACAGaattgttattattaatctttagttattatATATTTCTTAGTGAAGTTAGTTTTAGGGTGGACAGGGCACATTCACAAAGATAAAATTACACTCAGAGAGAAAttattttgaacattgaaatgTCTTAAAATATTGTTTGTTGGAAACTGTGTAAACAGTTATAGAGCTAGAGTGATTGTCCATTCATTTGCTGGGAACAATGAATGTTTGCTGCGTTATGGATCGTGGACTGACCATTTGGACTGTGAactgtcattataaaggatggatttctgctaagAATTCTGTGAAACTTGTAGTACAGCTGAGTGCTAACTCgccaattgcttggaacttttgagaacaaagggaaaatcCAGCTGCGAAGCAAAGAGCAGAAGTTAGAGTAGCAGAATGGCAGTTGGAGTggcagagggcagctggagagctgtgttAAATACATATGGCTCATAAGTGGAAGAGAGAAACATCAAAGAGAGCAAATAATGTCATGTCACATGAATAAAGAGATTTTGAAGGAACATATTATTGAAACCAGAAGAAGGTGCTTGACCATCCTGTAAATCACataggattgaagatacagtaatGTGAAAGGTACTGTTAtgtgttactcctggtcaaaggagaacacagaataagtggctttgaaaAGAGAATGACCACTTCCAATTGTCTCTCTTAAAGAGGGCAGTTCTATTGTGTCTATTTCTACATGGCACTTCATTTAACCCAAGCCTGAGTTTGTtgaaatcatcgtggaagaaaaacaAATACTAAAATCTTCATGCAAGAGAGGAGAATAATTCGTACTGTGACAgattttgtgtattttatgttgtatatagatatgttttaaaggagataaattgtggcagggttttagtgtaggtcacatacaaacagttcaaaacagatctcatttaaaacactggagctctgctcaagccagatagggcgtctctgagtgcctttgcaaaaactttgaagagtgcccaagagtcttcactaatggattgttgttttgtaaAGCAACAGATGAGAGAACTTGAAGAATTAGGTCCGAAGCTGCAGGCTGTTTGAGCGTAGTTTGCTGTTCCAAGTGGGTCatgtgtttttgcaagcagagagagaaaaaaaacaggcttctctctctgagagagagaaagagagagagagagggaatttaGTTCTGTAGTTCTAGAGTGctagagttcagcagcagcagctgggactggaacatgataagctggcaagcttgttgaaaaaccccattttgaagatgggtaataagttcttagttcagcctggtcaaagcccttgtggccaataaaagaggagaagactggctgcctaatgtttcacttgaaataaagggaacaaaaaggaactctgtggtgacctgaaagaaagaggttatcatctggaaaaccctaatagggcaagtttcttcggcaagacgctAATGTGACTGATTAGAAAGAATCaatttgtgtccagcgaacaacaaatctctttctgaaagccaacaagaaccttcccgagcggtaaccatttacctttcaagcaccaagcctggtgaaattcataaatatgaaattctgtgcacagtataataattgcctgcaaccagtga
The Narcine bancroftii isolate sNarBan1 chromosome 1, sNarBan1.hap1, whole genome shotgun sequence genome window above contains:
- the LOC138736501 gene encoding uncharacterized protein isoform X2; protein product: MSGRYDNVCTLEKLRIYFPNSPWWNTTADTRDLETTKKVLRDACLVNKNDDRRLRQLCPDQCSTILDQLLFCLRAIYYKICATINKVKSLSLSQSAKSGFTAAAVVSLSRSSHISHSVGGRAMMSAAEPHADDVGRKARPSEKWCMRTQSLRLLGEKRLRFIQTNGARVAEDSKPVVRSIG